The window GCTTCCAGTGGGAATTCGTGACCACAATTCGGACAGGTTATATTCGTGAGCATGATGCCGATTTTGTTGGCAATATATTGTTTTTGATCGTAGCAGGATAATGAAGCGACAACCTTGAGTGGGGCAGTTAAAGGTTTAACCGTCTTTGTGCTTTTTTTGATATAAGTTGGCCATCAGGGGAAAATGGACTAATATCAAAAGCCAAAATGATTGCTTCATGAGATCGCGTTTCAGCATTCACCCTTTTATTGGTTTCCTGGTGGTAGCCGTATTGGTTGGTGCCATTGCAGGATTGCCAGCCAGGACAATTGTTGGGTCCGTTGAAAAGGGGATTGGCGACCTTATGGCATCCCTGATGATCTTATTGGTGCTGGGCGCCATGTTCGGGAAGATCGTGGCGGAAACAGGGGCGGCGCAGCGGATTGCGGATGTGATGATGCAGGTGGCCGGCACCAGGCATATCCAGTGGGCCATGGCTGCCATAGGATTCATTATCGGCATCCCCTTGTTTTATGGAGTTGGTTTTGTGTTGTTGGTTCCCCTTGTGTTCTCCGTATGTTACACCTATAAGCTTCCCCCGGTTTTTGTAGGATTGCCCATGCTGGCAGCGCTTTCGGTTACCCACGGTTTCCTTCCGCCCCATCCTTCCCCTTCCGCGTTGGTGGTGCAGTTCGGGGCATCCATGGGGCTGACACTCGTATATGGATTGATCGTAGCCATTCCCTCCATCATCATTGCGGGACCACTGTTGTCCCGTTTCCTTAAAGATATCCAGGCCGAACCCCTGCAGGCATTTGTTGCCAGGCAAAGGCCCGCGGAAGAGCTACCGGGTACTTTTGTTTCGCTATTCACAGCCATGCTGCCGATCCTCATGCTGATGGTCACCACCCTTGTGCCCTTTGTATTGCCCAATGCGACCGGACTCAATAAATTACTGGCTTTTCTTGGAGCCCCATCGATCGTATTGCTGATTGCCTTGTTGGCTGCCTTCCTTTTCCTTGGGCTGCGACAGGGTTTTAGTCCAGCAGAGATCACCGGGTTTTGCGGGGCTGCGGCAAAGGATATCTCGCCGGTATTGTTGATCGTGGCTGGGTCGGGTGCCCTCAAGCAGGTACTAATGGAATCCGGCCTGAGTAACCAGGTGGCCCAACAGCTGCAGGACCTGCCCCTTCATCCCCTGGTGTTGGGCTGGCTGATCGCAGCCATTATCAGGGTATTGATCGGATCGGCTACGGTAGCCGGACTTACCACTGCAGGCATCATCCTTCCCTACCTGCAACAAAGCGGCGTTGACCCTAACCTGATGGTATTGTCAATAGGGGCGGGCAGCCTTACCTTCTCCCATGTGAATGATTCCGGCTTCTGGATGTATAAGGAGTATTTCAACCTGAGCATCAGGGATACCTTAAGGTCCTGGACCATGATGGAGACCCTGGTATCGATCGTTGGGTTGGCTGGTGTATTATTGCTGAATCTATTACTTCATTGATAAATTAGTGAGAACCTATGCAAAGTGCAGATGAACGTTTCGCGCAGACTGGCCTGGTATTGCCGCCGGCGCCCAAGCCACTCGGGGTGTATAAACCCTACCTCATCGATGGTAAGTACCTGTATGTATCCGGCCATGGACCGGTGCAGGAGAACGGGCAACTGATCATTGGTCGGGTAGGCGATACCGTTAGTATGGAAGACGGGAAGCTTGCCGCGCGGCAGGTAGGTCTTACCATCCTGGCCACGCTGAAGGCCAATATCGGCAGCCTGGACAAGATCAAGCGGGTGATCAAGGTATTGGGTATGGTGAATTGCACCACTGATTTTGAAAAGCATCCTTATATCATCAATGGCTGCAGTGAATTGTTCGCGCAGGTTTGGGGGGAAGAGAATGGGATAGGGGTGAGAAGTGCTGTAGGTATGGGCTCCCTGCCAGATAATATTCCTGTAGAGATAGAAGCATTATTTGAATTGCACTAATAAGGCAACTATGGCGAATAACAATGAACAATGGTGGCTGGTCCATTCCGTAGATAAGCTGGATACCCCGGCCCTGGTGATCTATCCTGAACGGGTTAAACATAATGTAGCTGCCGCCATTCAAATGGTAGGTGATCCGTCCAGGTTGCGCCCGCATATCAAGACCAATAAGTCGGCCGAGGCTGTACAGCTAATGCTGGACGCGGGTATCCGGCAATTCAAGTGTTCCACTATTGCTGAAGCAGAACTTTTGGGCAGGCTCCATGCACCTGATGTGCTGCTGGCGTACCAGCCGGTTGGACCCAAGCAGCATCGCCTGTTTGAGTTGATGAAAGCCTACCCTGCAACAAGTTTTTCCTGCCTGGTGGATAATGAAGGGGTGGTTGAACAATTGGCAGCACTAGCCAATGCAGAGGGTAGGGAGTTGGGTGTTTGGCTGGACCTGAATGTAGGAATGAACCGGACGGGTATTGAACCCGGGGCCGCTGCCCTGGCATTGTACAAGCAAATGCTTCATGCCGAAGGCTTGAATGCCCTCGGATTCCATGCCTATGATGGCCATATCCGCGATACGGACCTGTCTGTGAGGCAGGCGAAAGTGGAAGCCGCTTTTGCGCCGGTGATGGAAATGCAGGATGCGGTAGAGAAAAGCGGTTATGCCAGGCCGATAGTTATTGCCGGCGGGTCGCCTAGTTTCCCGGTGCATGCTAGGAGACTTGATGAGGTTTGCAGTCCGGGTACATTTATCTATTGGGACAAGGGGTATGGTGACCGCTTCCCGGAACAGCCCTTCCTTCCTGCAGCATTAGTGGTGACAAGGGTAATATCCCTTCCTGGAGCTGGTCGCATTACTACCGACCTGGGCCACAAATCCATCGCGGCGGAGAACGACCTGGTCAACCGGGTAGGCTTCCTGAATGCGCCGGAACTGGTGCCAGTCGGGCAAAGTGAGGAACACCTGGTATTGGATGCTGGTCAAGGGCATGGCTATAAGGTGGGAGATGTGTTGTATGGTGTGCCTTACCATGTTTGCCCCACCATCGCCTTGTACCAGTCAGCCTATACGATCATAGACCACGAGGTAGCCGGGCAATGGAAGACTGTTGGCCGGGACCGATTCCTAACCGTATAAAGCATTACATGTTTACAATAGATGCCCACCTTGACCTTAGCATGAATGCTTTGGAATGGAACCGCGACCTGACCCTTACCGTGAAGGAGATCAATGCGCGGGAGAAAGGTCAGCATGACAAACCTGACAGGGCCAAGGCAACTGTCTCGCTTCCCGAATTACGGATGGGTGGTATCGGATTGGTGGTGGCCACCCAGATCGCCCGTTATGTTGCACCCGATAATCCTTTGCCCGGCTGGCATTCACCAGCGCAGGCTTGGGCACAGACCCAGGGGCAGCTGGCCTATTATAAGGCTATGGAAGATGCGGGTGAAATGGTGCAGGTGAAGGACCTTTCATCGCTGGAATCACATCTTCGGTTATGGATGGACGGTAGTTCAGCCAGATCACTTCCCATTGGCTATATCCTTAGCCTGGAAGGAGCCGATTCCATCATTGATATCAGTTACCTGGAGAAAGCCTATGCTTATGGCTTACGGGCACTGGGACCTGCGCATTATGGCCCGGGCAGGTATGCCATGGGAACAGATGCTACAGGGGGACTCAGGCCAAAAGGGAAGGAATTATTGAAGGAAATGGAGCGGCTGAACATTATATTAGATGCCACCCATTTGTGTGATGATAGTTTTTGGGAAGCACTCGATTGTTTCAAGGGGCACGTATGGGCCAGTCATAATAACTGCCGGGCCTTGGTGAACCATAACCGCCAATTCAGTGACGACCAGCTCAGGGTATTGATCGAAAGGGGGGCAGTGATCGGGGCTGCGATGGATGCCTGGATGATTGTGCCGGGATGGGTGAGGGGGAAGTCCGATCCGGTGGGCATGGGATGCAACCTGGAAAGGCTGATCGATCATATTGACCATATCTGCCAATTGGCAGGAAACAGCTACCATGTAGGCATTGGTTCCGACCTGGATGGTGCTTTTGGCAGGGAGCAATGTCCATATGATGTGGAGACCATAGCAGATATTGGTAAGTTGCCTTCCCTTCTTGCCAAAAGGGGCTATTCGGAACAGGATATCAGCAACCTGATGCGCGATAACTGGATCAGGTTCCTGATGCGGGCCTGGTCGTGAAAAAGTGTTCATGAATGCCGTTGAGGATTTTGTTCAAGGCAATAACTTTATAGGGTCGAGAAAAGCAGATTATATGTCTAATACTTTTGATGCAATAGTGATCGGTTCGGGAATCAGTGGTGGCTGGGCTGCCAAGGAATTATGTGAGAAGGGTTTGAAAACCCTGGTTTTGGAAAGGGGCAGGAATGTGGAGCACCTGAAGGATTACCCGACTGCAACCAAGCATCCCTGGGAATTCCCCCATCGGGGCGGGGCTTCCCTTCAACTGGAAAAGGAGAACCCGATCGCATCGAGGTGTTATGCGTTCGATGAGACCACTGAGCATTTTTTTGTAAAGGATAAGGAGCATCCGTATATCCAGGAAAAGCCATTTGACTGGATCAGGGGCTACCAGGTGGGAGGAAAATCATTGCTCTGGGCCAGGCAAACACAGCGGTGGAGCCGCTTTGATTTTGAAGGGCCGGCAAGGGACGGCTTTGCTGTCGACTGGCCGATCCGGTACGGCGATATTGCCCCCTGGTATAGTCATGTGGAGCGTTTTGCCGGCATCAGCGGTAATAAGGATGGGCTGGAAACCTTGCCAGACGGGGAATTCCTGCCGCCCTGGGAAATGAACTGCGTTGAAAAGGATATCCGGAAAAGGATCATGGACAATTATAAGGATCGTCACGTGGTGATCGGTCGTTGTGCACACCTTA is drawn from Flavihumibacter rivuli and contains these coding sequences:
- a CDS encoding gluconate:H+ symporter — its product is MRSRFSIHPFIGFLVVAVLVGAIAGLPARTIVGSVEKGIGDLMASLMILLVLGAMFGKIVAETGAAQRIADVMMQVAGTRHIQWAMAAIGFIIGIPLFYGVGFVLLVPLVFSVCYTYKLPPVFVGLPMLAALSVTHGFLPPHPSPSALVVQFGASMGLTLVYGLIVAIPSIIIAGPLLSRFLKDIQAEPLQAFVARQRPAEELPGTFVSLFTAMLPILMLMVTTLVPFVLPNATGLNKLLAFLGAPSIVLLIALLAAFLFLGLRQGFSPAEITGFCGAAAKDISPVLLIVAGSGALKQVLMESGLSNQVAQQLQDLPLHPLVLGWLIAAIIRVLIGSATVAGLTTAGIILPYLQQSGVDPNLMVLSIGAGSLTFSHVNDSGFWMYKEYFNLSIRDTLRSWTMMETLVSIVGLAGVLLLNLLLH
- a CDS encoding RidA family protein, translated to MQSADERFAQTGLVLPPAPKPLGVYKPYLIDGKYLYVSGHGPVQENGQLIIGRVGDTVSMEDGKLAARQVGLTILATLKANIGSLDKIKRVIKVLGMVNCTTDFEKHPYIINGCSELFAQVWGEENGIGVRSAVGMGSLPDNIPVEIEALFELH
- a CDS encoding dipeptidase; this encodes MFTIDAHLDLSMNALEWNRDLTLTVKEINAREKGQHDKPDRAKATVSLPELRMGGIGLVVATQIARYVAPDNPLPGWHSPAQAWAQTQGQLAYYKAMEDAGEMVQVKDLSSLESHLRLWMDGSSARSLPIGYILSLEGADSIIDISYLEKAYAYGLRALGPAHYGPGRYAMGTDATGGLRPKGKELLKEMERLNIILDATHLCDDSFWEALDCFKGHVWASHNNCRALVNHNRQFSDDQLRVLIERGAVIGAAMDAWMIVPGWVRGKSDPVGMGCNLERLIDHIDHICQLAGNSYHVGIGSDLDGAFGREQCPYDVETIADIGKLPSLLAKRGYSEQDISNLMRDNWIRFLMRAWS
- a CDS encoding D-TA family PLP-dependent enzyme produces the protein MANNNEQWWLVHSVDKLDTPALVIYPERVKHNVAAAIQMVGDPSRLRPHIKTNKSAEAVQLMLDAGIRQFKCSTIAEAELLGRLHAPDVLLAYQPVGPKQHRLFELMKAYPATSFSCLVDNEGVVEQLAALANAEGRELGVWLDLNVGMNRTGIEPGAAALALYKQMLHAEGLNALGFHAYDGHIRDTDLSVRQAKVEAAFAPVMEMQDAVEKSGYARPIVIAGGSPSFPVHARRLDEVCSPGTFIYWDKGYGDRFPEQPFLPAALVVTRVISLPGAGRITTDLGHKSIAAENDLVNRVGFLNAPELVPVGQSEEHLVLDAGQGHGYKVGDVLYGVPYHVCPTIALYQSAYTIIDHEVAGQWKTVGRDRFLTV